One window of Enterobacter sp. RHBSTW-00175 genomic DNA carries:
- a CDS encoding Lrp/AsnC family transcriptional regulator: protein MDYLLDDIDRQILACLAEDARVSLKVLSGRIGLTSPSTAERLKRLEERGVIQGYGARVNLAALGYTLQALVRVRPLPGLLHKVDKYIQAMPECIESDKVTGEDCFVIRLVVRSIEQLDLLLDGLAEHAQCNTSIVKSSPVKRRLPPM, encoded by the coding sequence ATGGATTACCTTCTCGATGATATCGACCGCCAGATATTAGCCTGCCTGGCGGAGGATGCGCGCGTGTCGTTGAAAGTGCTGAGTGGCCGTATCGGGCTGACATCACCAAGCACCGCAGAGCGTCTGAAAAGGCTGGAGGAGCGGGGCGTGATTCAGGGGTATGGCGCGCGCGTGAATTTAGCCGCGCTAGGGTATACCTTGCAGGCGCTGGTGCGTGTGCGGCCGTTACCGGGGTTGTTACATAAGGTGGATAAATACATCCAGGCCATGCCGGAGTGTATTGAGAGCGACAAAGTGACGGGTGAGGATTGTTTTGTGATCAGGCTGGTAGTGCGTTCAATTGAGCAGCTTGATCTATTGCTGGATGGTCTTGCTGAACATGCCCAGTGCAATACATCGATTGTGAAGAGTTCTCCGGTGAAGCGACGGTTGCCACCGATGTAG
- a CDS encoding DMT family transporter, translating to MGDRQKGVWQMSLAMLISGSIGAFVLLSGLPVTEVVFWRCLIGAVALFLFIRISKQPFSPLTKVTLGLAIFGGIALVVNWMMLFAAYARISIGLSTVVYNTQPFMLVMMGMLLGERVSLAKWGWLLLAFGGVVVLLSGELTSKHEAGWLSGIALALGAAFFYALTAIITRRLRSIAPQHIAFIQVLTGVVMLLPLAHMPTFSGQFPWGILLTLGIVHTGIMYQLLYSAIQKLPTPVTGSLSFIYPVVAIVVDNLVFGHSLTATQLAGGALILVAAAGNNLGWGEKKPRSCGVGIKTAN from the coding sequence ATGGGTGATAGACAAAAAGGCGTCTGGCAAATGAGCCTGGCGATGCTTATTTCCGGCTCAATCGGGGCCTTTGTATTACTCTCCGGTTTACCGGTCACAGAAGTCGTGTTCTGGCGCTGCCTCATCGGCGCCGTTGCTCTCTTTCTTTTTATCCGTATCAGCAAACAGCCTTTTAGCCCATTAACCAAAGTCACGTTGGGGTTGGCAATTTTTGGCGGCATCGCGCTGGTCGTTAACTGGATGATGCTCTTTGCCGCCTACGCGCGCATTTCGATAGGTCTGTCGACCGTGGTCTACAACACGCAGCCGTTTATGCTGGTAATGATGGGGATGTTACTGGGTGAACGTGTGAGTCTGGCAAAATGGGGATGGCTCCTGCTTGCCTTCGGCGGCGTGGTGGTTCTGCTCTCAGGCGAGCTGACCAGCAAACACGAGGCTGGCTGGCTTAGCGGTATTGCGCTGGCGCTTGGTGCCGCGTTCTTTTACGCGCTGACGGCCATTATCACCCGCAGGCTCAGAAGTATTGCGCCACAACATATTGCGTTTATTCAGGTCTTAACCGGGGTGGTTATGCTATTGCCGTTGGCGCACATGCCCACGTTTTCCGGGCAATTCCCGTGGGGAATACTATTAACGCTGGGGATTGTGCACACAGGCATAATGTACCAGCTGCTCTATAGTGCCATTCAGAAGCTCCCTACCCCTGTCACCGGCTCCCTTTCCTTTATTTACCCGGTGGTGGCGATTGTGGTTGATAATCTGGTCTTCGGGCATTCGCTGACCGCGACGCAACTGGCGGGTGGCGCGCTGATCCTGGTTGCCGCCGCGGGCAACAACCTGGGCTGGGGCGAAAAAAAACCCCGCTCGTGCGGGGTTGGTATCAAAACGGCAAATTAG
- the narI gene encoding respiratory nitrate reductase subunit gamma yields MHFLNMFFFDIYPYIAGTVFLVGSWLRYDYGQYSWRAASSQMLDRKGMNLASNLFHIGILGIFAGHFLGMLTPHWMYESFLPIEVKQKMAMIAGGACGVMTLVGGLLLLKRRLFSPRVRATTTGADILILSLLMVQCALGLLTIPFSAQHMDGSEMMKLVGWAQSVVTFLGGASEHLDGVAFVFRVHLVLGMTLFVLFPFSRLVHIWSAPVEYLTRKYQIVRARR; encoded by the coding sequence ATGCACTTCCTGAATATGTTCTTCTTTGATATCTACCCGTACATTGCGGGCACCGTGTTTCTGGTGGGAAGCTGGCTGCGTTACGACTACGGTCAGTACAGCTGGCGTGCGGCGTCCAGCCAGATGCTGGATCGCAAAGGGATGAACCTGGCCTCTAACCTGTTCCACATCGGGATCCTGGGGATTTTTGCCGGTCACTTTCTCGGGATGCTGACGCCTCACTGGATGTATGAGTCGTTCCTGCCGATTGAAGTGAAGCAAAAAATGGCGATGATTGCCGGTGGCGCGTGCGGTGTGATGACGCTGGTGGGTGGCTTGCTGCTGCTTAAACGTCGCCTGTTCAGCCCACGAGTGCGTGCAACCACTACCGGGGCCGACATTCTGATCCTGTCTCTGCTGATGGTGCAGTGTGCGCTCGGTCTGCTGACCATTCCGTTCTCTGCACAGCATATGGACGGCAGCGAAATGATGAAACTGGTTGGCTGGGCACAGTCGGTGGTGACGTTCCTCGGCGGTGCGTCTGAGCATCTGGACGGTGTGGCGTTTGTGTTCCGCGTGCACCTGGTGCTGGGGATGACGTTGTTTGTGCTGTTCCCGTTCTCTCGCCTGGTCCACATCTGGAGCGCGCCAGTAGAGTACCTGACGCGCAAATACCAGATTGTGCGTGCCCGCCGCTAA
- the purU gene encoding formyltetrahydrofolate deformylase, whose protein sequence is MQSLQRKVLRTICPDQKGLIARITNICYKHELNIVQNNEFVDHRTGRFFMRTELEGIFNDTTLLADLDSALPEGSVRELTPAGRRRIVILVTKEAHCLGDLLMKANYGGLDVDIAAVIGNHDTLRTLVERFDIPFELVSHEGHTREEHDDLMAQAIEAHNPDYVVLAKYMRVLTPTFVSRFPNKIINIHHSFLPAFIGARPYHQAYERGVKIIGATAHYVNDNLDEGPIIMQDVIHVDHTYTAEDMMRAGRDVEKNVLSRALYQVLGQRVFVYGNRTIIL, encoded by the coding sequence ATGCAATCATTACAACGTAAAGTTCTGCGCACCATCTGTCCCGATCAAAAAGGGCTGATCGCACGAATTACCAACATTTGTTACAAGCATGAACTGAATATCGTGCAGAACAACGAGTTCGTTGACCACCGTACCGGTCGCTTCTTTATGCGTACCGAGCTGGAAGGCATTTTCAACGACACAACCCTGCTTGCCGATCTTGATAGCGCATTACCTGAAGGTTCTGTTCGTGAACTGACGCCTGCAGGCCGTCGTCGCATCGTGATTCTGGTCACTAAAGAAGCGCACTGCCTGGGCGATCTGCTGATGAAGGCAAACTACGGTGGGCTGGATGTGGACATTGCTGCCGTTATTGGTAACCACGACACGCTGCGTACGCTGGTTGAACGTTTCGATATTCCGTTCGAACTGGTGAGCCACGAAGGTCATACCCGTGAAGAGCATGACGATTTAATGGCGCAGGCCATTGAAGCGCATAACCCGGACTACGTGGTGCTGGCAAAATACATGCGCGTGTTGACCCCAACCTTCGTGTCACGTTTCCCGAACAAGATTATCAACATCCACCACTCGTTCCTGCCGGCCTTTATCGGCGCTCGTCCATACCACCAGGCGTATGAGCGCGGTGTGAAAATCATCGGTGCAACCGCGCACTACGTGAATGACAACCTGGACGAAGGTCCAATCATCATGCAGGACGTGATTCATGTGGATCACACCTACACAGCAGAAGACATGATGCGTGCCGGGCGTGACGTAGAGAAGAATGTACTAAGCCGGGCGCTCTATCAGGTATTGGGTCAACGCGTCTTTGTTTACGGTAACAGAACCATCATTCTTTAA
- a CDS encoding YchJ family protein, with protein MSQLCPCGSALDYSLCCQRYLSGEQVAPDPSHLMRSRYTAFVIKDADYLIKTWHPSCHAADFRQDIEAGFANTQWLGLTVFEASPGSNDNEGYVSFVARFTERDKTAAIIERSRFLKESGQWYYIDGTRPQIGRNDPCPCGSGKKFKKCCGQ; from the coding sequence GTGTCTCAACTCTGCCCCTGTGGTAGCGCTCTGGATTATAGCCTATGTTGCCAGCGATATCTTTCTGGCGAGCAGGTTGCACCAGACCCGTCACACCTTATGCGTTCGCGTTATACTGCTTTTGTGATCAAAGACGCAGACTATCTGATTAAGACCTGGCACCCGTCTTGCCATGCCGCCGATTTTCGTCAGGACATTGAAGCTGGCTTTGCCAACACACAGTGGCTTGGCCTGACCGTTTTTGAAGCATCGCCCGGAAGCAACGACAATGAAGGCTACGTCAGCTTTGTTGCCCGCTTTACCGAGCGCGATAAAACGGCTGCCATTATCGAACGCTCCCGTTTCTTAAAGGAAAGCGGGCAATGGTATTATATTGACGGTACGCGCCCTCAAATCGGTCGTAACGATCCCTGCCCTTGTGGTTCAGGTAAAAAATTTAAAAAGTGTTGCGGGCAGTAA
- the narJ gene encoding nitrate reductase molybdenum cofactor assembly chaperone, translating into MIELVIVSRLLEYPDAALAQHQQELFDALASSENLDKEDAHSLGVFLRDLLARDLLDAQADYSQLFDRGRATSLLLFEHVHGESRDRGQAMVDLMAQYEQHGLQLDSRELPDHLPLYLEYLAQLPKEEALDGLQDIAPILALLSARLQQRESRYAALFDLLVKLANAAIDSEKVAEKIADEARDDTPQALDAVWEEEQVKFFADQNCGESEISAHQRRFAGAVAPQYLNISNGGQQ; encoded by the coding sequence ATGATTGAACTCGTCATTGTTTCGCGTCTGCTCGAGTACCCGGATGCTGCGCTTGCGCAGCATCAACAGGAACTTTTCGATGCACTCGCGTCATCTGAAAACCTGGATAAAGAAGATGCCCATAGCCTGGGCGTTTTCCTGCGCGACCTGTTAGCGCGCGATCTTCTGGATGCACAGGCCGACTACAGCCAGCTGTTTGACCGTGGCCGCGCCACTTCACTGCTGCTGTTTGAACATGTTCACGGCGAATCCCGCGACCGGGGTCAGGCGATGGTCGACCTGATGGCGCAATACGAACAGCACGGTCTGCAACTTGATAGCCGCGAGCTGCCGGATCACCTGCCGCTGTACCTCGAATATCTGGCGCAGCTGCCAAAAGAAGAGGCGCTTGATGGGTTACAGGACATTGCGCCGATTCTGGCGCTGCTCAGTGCGCGACTGCAACAGCGTGAGAGCCGCTATGCGGCGCTGTTCGACCTGCTGGTAAAACTCGCGAATGCGGCCATCGACAGTGAGAAAGTGGCAGAAAAAATTGCCGATGAAGCGCGCGACGATACCCCGCAGGCGCTGGATGCGGTCTGGGAAGAAGAGCAAGTTAAATTCTTTGCTGACCAGAATTGCGGCGAGTCGGAAATCTCGGCTCACCAGCGTCGTTTTGCCGGAGCTGTTGCCCCGCAATATTTGAATATCTCTAACGGAGGACAGCAATAA